A region from the Deltaproteobacteria bacterium genome encodes:
- a CDS encoding UMP kinase, translating to MDAAFKYSRVLLKFSGEALQGPDGFGIDPQALINITDQIVEVLNLATDLALALVVGGGNIFRGERLEETGLKRTTGDYMGMLGTIINALAIQEYLEAQGFETRVLSALKVEGVAEAYIRRRAIRHLEKGRVVIFAGGTGNPYFTTDTAAVLRANEMGAEILLKATKVDGIYDSDPEKNPDAKFYPRLTYMEVIEKRLKVMDTTAISLAMENNLPINVFNFSTRGIIRRVLSGESVGTLVTG from the coding sequence ATGGACGCGGCCTTTAAATATTCTCGGGTACTCCTGAAGTTCAGCGGGGAAGCCTTACAGGGCCCTGATGGTTTTGGCATTGATCCTCAGGCGCTCATAAACATCACTGATCAAATAGTCGAGGTCTTGAACCTGGCCACTGACCTGGCGCTTGCGCTGGTCGTGGGCGGAGGCAACATCTTTCGTGGCGAACGCCTCGAAGAAACCGGTCTTAAACGTACGACCGGAGACTACATGGGCATGCTGGGCACCATTATAAACGCCTTGGCCATTCAGGAGTACCTGGAAGCGCAGGGCTTTGAAACAAGGGTCCTGTCTGCCTTGAAGGTTGAGGGAGTGGCTGAGGCATATATCCGCCGACGGGCCATCCGCCACCTGGAAAAAGGTCGGGTGGTCATCTTTGCCGGAGGCACCGGTAATCCATATTTCACAACAGACACGGCCGCTGTGCTCCGGGCGAACGAGATGGGGGCCGAGATCCTCCTCAAGGCTACCAAAGTAGACGGGATCTACGATTCTGATCCGGAAAAAAACCCTGACGCTAAATTTTATCCCAGGTTGACTTACATGGAGGTGATTGAAAAACGCCTGAAGGTCATGGACACGACGGCCATTTCACTGGCCATGGAGAACAATCTGCCCATTAATGTCTTTAATTTTTCCACCCGAGGCATTATAAGGCGCGTTTTATCCGGCGAATCGGTAGGAACCCTGGTCACCGGATGA
- the rpsB gene encoding 30S ribosomal protein S2 yields the protein MSQVTMKQLLEAGVHFGHQTRRWNPKMKPYIFGARNGIYIIDLQKTVQLFKTAYHFVVETVSTGHSVLFVGTKKQAADSIYEEAIRAEMYYVNHRWLGGMLTNFQTIKKSIDRLKHLETMKEDGSINNFPKKEILSMERMMEKLRRNLGGIKDMGQLPGALFVIDPRREKIAVSEARRLQIPVVAVVDSNCDPDEIDYVIPGNDDAIRAIRLMTSRIADACVEGRERFNERMAAEEEVEAEAEEGVMEEAAPGQAYVSGQPRSKRDMEPAVPEVIVVHQSEEENQESE from the coding sequence GTTCATTTCGGCCACCAAACCCGGCGTTGGAACCCGAAGATGAAACCTTATATCTTCGGGGCTCGAAACGGCATCTACATCATTGACCTTCAGAAAACGGTTCAGCTCTTTAAAACGGCCTACCACTTCGTCGTCGAAACCGTAAGCACCGGCCATTCCGTCCTTTTCGTGGGCACAAAAAAACAGGCGGCTGATTCGATTTATGAGGAAGCTATCCGGGCGGAGATGTACTATGTCAACCACCGATGGCTGGGTGGGATGCTGACTAATTTCCAGACGATCAAGAAAAGTATTGATCGGCTTAAGCATTTGGAAACGATGAAAGAAGACGGCTCTATAAATAACTTTCCCAAGAAAGAGATCCTCTCCATGGAGCGGATGATGGAGAAATTGAGAAGGAATCTGGGCGGCATTAAGGATATGGGGCAGCTGCCTGGAGCGCTTTTTGTCATTGATCCGCGACGGGAGAAGATCGCCGTTTCTGAAGCGCGGAGGCTGCAAATCCCGGTCGTGGCCGTGGTGGATTCTAATTGTGATCCAGATGAAATTGATTACGTGATCCCCGGTAATGATGACGCCATCAGGGCCATCCGACTGATGACCTCCCGGATTGCCGACGCCTGTGTTGAGGGTCGAGAGCGCTTCAATGAAAGAATGGCGGCCGAGGAGGAAGTCGAGGCTGAAGCTGAGGAGGGGGTCATGGAAGAGGCCGCGCCTGGACAGGCTTATGTTTCGGGACAGCCCAGAAGCAAGAGGGATATGGAGCCCGCCGTGCCTGAAGTAATCGTCGTGCACCAGAGTGAGGAAGAGAACCAGGAGTCAGAATAG
- the tsf gene encoding translation elongation factor Ts: protein MVEITASMVKELRNKTGTGVMDCKEALKESNGDMEKAMDFLRQKGLATARKRAGRATQNGLIHAYIHSGGSLGVLVEVNCETDFVAKTDQFQDFVHNLAMHVAAVNPICIDPESLPEIVLAREREIYKAQALDMGKPEKILDKIVQGKLKKFYTDVCLLNQAYVKDPDKTIQDFLNETIASLGENINIRRFIRFQLGEALEEAKE from the coding sequence ATTGTGGAAATCACAGCAAGTATGGTCAAGGAACTCAGAAACAAGACCGGCACCGGGGTGATGGACTGCAAGGAAGCCCTGAAGGAATCCAATGGAGACATGGAAAAGGCCATGGATTTTCTGCGCCAGAAGGGTCTGGCCACCGCCCGAAAACGGGCCGGGCGGGCGACTCAAAACGGCCTGATCCATGCCTATATTCACAGTGGCGGTAGTCTCGGGGTGCTGGTCGAGGTCAACTGTGAAACCGATTTCGTGGCTAAAACCGACCAGTTCCAGGACTTCGTGCATAATCTAGCCATGCACGTGGCTGCGGTAAATCCCATCTGCATTGATCCGGAATCCCTGCCCGAAATCGTCCTGGCCAGGGAACGGGAAATATATAAAGCCCAGGCCCTGGATATGGGGAAACCGGAAAAGATACTGGATAAGATTGTGCAGGGTAAGCTAAAGAAGTTTTATACAGACGTCTGTCTTCTCAACCAGGCCTATGTTAAAGACCCTGATAAAACCATCCAGGATTTTCTCAATGAAACCATAGCCAGCCTCGGGGAGAACATCAACATCCGCCGGTTCATACGGTTTCAGCTGGGTGAGGCGCTGGAGGAAGCGAAGGAATAG